TTGAAAGAAAATCCGCGCCTTCGCATTCAAGTGCGTGCGGATCAGGCAGCGAACTACGGTGATATTAAAAAGATCCTCAAAGCCTGCTCTGAGGCTGGAGCCTACGAAGTCATTTACGCGACTTACCAATCCCGATGATTCAGCGAAAGAAAAGGCCGGAAGAAAAGGTCACGATTCCCATCGCGCCAATGATCGACTGTGTCTTTCTACTGCTGATTTACTTTATGGTCTCCTCCACATTGCAACGCCAGGAAGCGGATATCAGCTTTCAGCTGCCGGGCACTGTTGAGCAGGATGAGCCGCTTGAAATGCCGGACGAGCAGATCATCGAGATCACGGATCAGGGACAGGTCATCGTCAATGACTACAAGTATGACAATCCGCAGTCAGCCCGTTACATCGAGCTGGCCTCCATGCTGACCCGTTTTCGTCAAGCTTCCGACGCCAACCAGGTCGAAGCCCTTGTGACGGTTGCCCCGTCAGATGGAACGGCCCACCAGATGATCATTAAGGTGATGGACGCAATATCCCTTGCTGGGATCGAGGGCGTGAACTTCTCTTTTGGTGAAGAGTAGAGTAATTTTAATTCGTCAGGTAGGCAGTGCTAAGCGGCCCAACCAGAATCGTTTCCATATCTGAGCGCATACCCGGAAAGAGCTGTTCATTGATGGATGTCTGGACTGAGCTGGCAATTGTAGGAAGCTGGTCTTTGAGATATGTGGTTCCGTAAGTCACTGCATCAACACCCAGGGCAACGAGAAGAATGGCATTCAGTGTATTGATCGTTTCACCAAGAGCTGTGTTATTGTCGATGATACTCTGAACCACAGCAGTGGCATCATTTAAATGAATCGTCAGGTTCGAAATTGTAATGCACTGGACTCGCCAGCCACGAACAGGATTGTCGATCAATCCAGAACATCCGGCCACTATATTCAGGTCGAAAGTCAATTTTGCCGGCACTGTGATTGGAGTGAAATCGTAGGTTGTCGCGCTATCCGGAATGTCCTTTCCTGCACAAGTTTGCTTTGTCTGGATTTTCAGGCCATTGATCGCGATGTTACTTGTGCTGACACTTGCGTTCCAGGTAAGCGTGGTCGAGCCATTGGGGTCTTCCTGAAAATTGATTTGTTCGTTGGCAGGAACGGTTGCGTTGTATGCCGTGTAATAGCTTTGGCAGTCGATGGTTGAGCCAGTTGGTTCAGAGCCGAAAAATTCCATTCCCTCAATACCATCAACGATCGCATCGCCTACGCCAGTGATTGAGGCAAATGTGACCATGAATTCTTCCATGATATTGGCAATGGGAGGACCAGTAATGAAACTCTCAAGGTCTGTGCCAATTGATGGGTCCGGGCAGGGATAAGGGCCTGATATATGGGTGTCTAGCGTTTCGCTGGGGACAGGATTGTTGGTCATTGGCAGATTGTTCAGTGTCCCAGTCGTGGTTACGTTTGTCTGAGGATCGGTTGAACACATCTCAATATTGTCGATTTCCGAACGCAGCAGGTCGTTAAGTTTTGATGCCAGACTCACCTCGTTGGCTATGACGGTATCATTGTAGCACGTGTTGTTTTCCCCTGAATCTGATGTGCTGGTGGGATCTTTGCCCCAAATTGCATACTTGGATGCGTTTGGAAGGATACTGGATGCGGCAAAAGCATCTTCGCTTAATGTCTGCATGAAGAAACCGGTATCACCGCGATAACTTAATCTGAGCCAGGCGCTTTTCCCATTGTCATAAAAATATGGGAAACTCTCGCGGTCAACATAGACCCATTCCCCTTGATGAGAGACGTTTTGGCCATTCAGGTCCTTGGTGAAAAGAAAATCTCTGCCTTGGAAATTGGTGATGTACCATCGGTCGAGCTCATAAGAATACAAAAATGGTAGATTGCCGATATAGGCCCAGCCTTCTACCCGAGGATGCGAATAGCCATAGGTTTTGCCCAAGCTTAGGAACAGCAGTAGGACAAAGCCCGGAAATACACGGAAGTTTGCAGAAGTGAATCGATGCATTGGTAGTGAGCGGAGTTAATTTAATAGAAGTAGGGTTATGTCCTTATGTGATGTGAGTGGGTAGAGAGTGAGATTATTCCAGCGTAAAATCAAATCAAACTTTGGGTTCAATTGTCGAAAAAAACTTACTCGTACTTTATTTGCAGATTGATTGAAGGGGTAAAACTTGTTTGCGCGGTGACAGTTGAAATTGACAGGTCCTTTCAACTCCTTTGCATTGTCTGAAATGGGGTGTCCCGCGCGTGGGGCTGAGATGGTGAGGCGATCGCTCACTGGACTCTTGGAACCTGATGCGGGTCATGCCGCCGGAGGGAAAAGCAATGTTTAACACGAAAATGCAGAGATGTCAGGAAACCGCCGCAGATGGATTGCGGGCGGATGGCGTGTCTCACAACTTCAAACCACTGCAGGCCTGGCTGTGTCAACCTGCCTGAAATAACTTACCATGAGCGAAAACAACGAAACCACTGAATCTCTCTTTCCCAGCTCTACGCGCATTTATGTCGAGGGATCGCGTCCTGATCTGAAAGTGCCAATGCGCGAAATTTCACTTTCGCAGACCCGCCAGCCGGACGGCACTTTGGAAGACAACGCTCCTGTTCGTGTTTACGACACATCGGGTGCGTGGGGAGATCCGGAATTCCACCACGACGTTAAACAGGGCCTGCCTTCGATCCGCGCTGAGTGGATTCGCGAACGTGGTGATGTTGAAGTTATTAAAGGTCGTGAGCTGAAGCCCATGGACGACGGTTATCTTTCAGAGGCTCATCGCGCCAAGGCGGAAAAAGAGGGAGCGCGCAATCACATCGAGTATTTCAAGCGCAATGATCGTGAGATTCTCCGAGCGAAGTCAGGTGCCAAGTCCGTCAGCCAGCTGCATTATGCGCGTCAGGGCATTATTACGCCGGAGATGGAGTACATTGCGATTCGCGAGAACATGAAGCTTCATCAGGCGAAGGAGGAAGCGCTGACTTCGGCTGAGCGCGCCGGGTTGCCTTCCAATGATCAGCGTAAGCAGCATCCAGGACAATCCTGGGGCGCAGCCATCCCCGAAGAGATCACGCCGGAGTTTGTCCGCGACGAAGTCGCCCGTGGCCGTGCGATCATTCCAGCCAATATCAATCACCCGGAGCTGGAGCCGATGATCATTGGTCGTAATTTCCTGGTGAAGATCAACACCAATATCGGTAACAGCGCCGTGGCCTCTTCCATCGAGGAAGAAGTGGAAAAGATGCGCTGGTCTGTCAAATGGGGTGGGGACACTCTGATGGATTTATCCACTGGCAAAAACATACATCAGACTCGCGAGTGGATTTTGCGTAATTGCCCGGTGCCGGTTGGAACGGTGCCGATCTATCAAGCCTTGGAAAAGGTGAACGGAAAAGCCGAAGACCTGACTTGGGAGATCTACAAGGACACACTGATTGAGCAGGCCGAGCAGGGAGTTGATTATTTTACGATTCATGCTGGAGTGCTCCTTCGTTACATTCCGCAAACCGCACGTCGTATGACAGGTATCGTATCACGCGGTGGCTCCATCATGGCGAAGTGGTGCCTTTCCCATCACAAGGAAAATTTCCTCTATACCCATTGGGATGAAATTTGCGAAATCTGCGCCGCTTATGATGTCAGCTTTTCAATTGGCGATGGATTGCGTCCGGGGTCTATTGCTGATGCCAATGACGCCGCCCAGTTCGGTGAGTTGGAAGTGCAGGGTGGCTTGACTGAGCGTGCCTGGGAACACGGAGTTCAGGTCATGAACGAAGGCCCGGGACACGTGCCGATGCACATGATTCAGGAGAACATGGAAAAACAGCTTGAGTGGTGCCACGAAGCGCCGTTCTACACGCTTGGGCCGTTGACCACGGATATTGCTCCAGGATACGATCATATCACCAGTGGCATTGGTGCCGCTATGATTGGCTGGTATGGTTGCGCTATGCTTTGCTACGTGACTCCCAAGGAGCACCTTGGTTTGCCGGACCGCGATGATGTTCGCGATGGTGTGATCACTTACAAGATTGCAGCCCACGCCGCTGATCTGGCCAAGGGACATCCGGCAGCACAGTTCCGCGATAATGCATTGTCCAAAGCGCGTTTTGAGTTTCGTTGGGAAGACCAGTTCAATCTTTCACTCGACCCGGAAAAGGCCAAAGAGTTTCACGACCAGACCCTTCCACAGGAAGGCGCCAAGACTGCGCACTTCTGCTCGATGTGTGGCCCGAATTTTTGTTCGATGAAGATCACTCAGGATGTTCGCGACTTTGCCGACAAGCAGGGCATCAGCGAAGAGGAGGCTCTGGCCAAAGGTATGGAACAGAAAGCCAAGGAGTTTAAGGACTCCGGTGCTGAAGTGTACTCCTGAGTTTGTTTTTAACAAAAAGGCGGAGCCGGGTTAATACACCGGCTTCCGCCTTGGAGAACCCTTTGCAGTATTAGATTAGCTTACGGAGCTGGTACAAATTTTACGCCGTCGGCGATAACGAATCCGCTGGTGCCGTCGTTTTTGATCGTGACGCTTCCTGTTGACCCTGCGTCGAAGTTGAAGACTCCAATCAGCACCCAGGTTGCATCGTCTATGGTTTGGTCTTTGTAGACGGTTTGCGTTCCCGCGGTGGAGACCACTTCAAAGGGAACATTGTTGGACCGGTCATTGGCAGCTGTCCATCGTGCAAACACTTCATAGTTACCAGCATTCGGCAATGTCGGGGTGTAGGTCACGGATTTACTTCCTTTGGCAGTGTTTCCATCGTGATAGTAATTAGTGCCAATGTATCCAGAATGGTATGTGCTGCTGTTCCACGAGCCAGTCAGCGTGATGCCTGAACTATCGGATGAATCCATAATGATCTCAGGTGGGCCAACATAGGTCAGTCGTATTCCGTCAGCAATTACGTAGCCATTCGTCCCGGTGTTGCTGATCATGATGTTGCCCGAAGTGCCGGCATTGAACTGATAAGTCCCCTGGGTTCCTTGCGTGCTTAAGGGAACCCAGACGCCTCCATCGACCTGTTGATCTACCACGAGGTAGTCAACGCCGTAAGCATGTGTGATATCTATTGGTGCATTGCTTGCGCGACTTGAGTCTGAGGTCCAGCGGGCGGAAACCTGATACGTTCCAGTAATCGGTATTTGCGGAGTGTAGGTTACGGATTTGCTTCCTTTGGCGGTGTCGCCATCGTGAGAATAGTCGCTGCCATAATATCCTGCCGTGTATGTGCTGGATGTCCAAGAGCCTGTAAAGGCCACACCAGTCATATCGGTATTGTCCATAATGATTTCGGTCGGCACGTAAGCAAACTTTACCGCATCGACTATGACATAACCATTGGTTCCGGTTGTTCCGATTTCGACATATCCACTCGATCCGACGTTGAATGTGTAAGTCCCGATTGTGACCCAGGCACCGCCATTGGCAGTTTGGTCAACCTGGACGGCATCTGTGCCGTTGGCGTGCACTACATCGATTGGGACGTTGGAGGCCCGGTTCGTATCAGAAGTCCACCAGACGGAGACTTCGTAGCTGCCTGTTTCTAAAATCTGCGGGGTAAAGGTTGCCGATTTGTTACCCTTGTTGGTGTCGCCATCGTGACTGTAGTTGGTGCCGTAATATCCGGATGTCCAGCTGCTGTCGGTCCAGGCTCCGATAAACGAAACGCCTGTCAAGGACTCGTTATCGAGGATAATATCATCGGGGGTT
The Rubellicoccus peritrichatus DNA segment above includes these coding regions:
- a CDS encoding biopolymer transporter ExbD; this translates as MIQRKKRPEEKVTIPIAPMIDCVFLLLIYFMVSSTLQRQEADISFQLPGTVEQDEPLEMPDEQIIEITDQGQVIVNDYKYDNPQSARYIELASMLTRFRQASDANQVEALVTVAPSDGTAHQMIIKVMDAISLAGIEGVNFSFGEE
- the thiC gene encoding phosphomethylpyrimidine synthase ThiC → MSENNETTESLFPSSTRIYVEGSRPDLKVPMREISLSQTRQPDGTLEDNAPVRVYDTSGAWGDPEFHHDVKQGLPSIRAEWIRERGDVEVIKGRELKPMDDGYLSEAHRAKAEKEGARNHIEYFKRNDREILRAKSGAKSVSQLHYARQGIITPEMEYIAIRENMKLHQAKEEALTSAERAGLPSNDQRKQHPGQSWGAAIPEEITPEFVRDEVARGRAIIPANINHPELEPMIIGRNFLVKINTNIGNSAVASSIEEEVEKMRWSVKWGGDTLMDLSTGKNIHQTREWILRNCPVPVGTVPIYQALEKVNGKAEDLTWEIYKDTLIEQAEQGVDYFTIHAGVLLRYIPQTARRMTGIVSRGGSIMAKWCLSHHKENFLYTHWDEICEICAAYDVSFSIGDGLRPGSIADANDAAQFGELEVQGGLTERAWEHGVQVMNEGPGHVPMHMIQENMEKQLEWCHEAPFYTLGPLTTDIAPGYDHITSGIGAAMIGWYGCAMLCYVTPKEHLGLPDRDDVRDGVITYKIAAHAADLAKGHPAAQFRDNALSKARFEFRWEDQFNLSLDPEKAKEFHDQTLPQEGAKTAHFCSMCGPNFCSMKITQDVRDFADKQGISEEEALAKGMEQKAKEFKDSGAEVYS